In Dermacentor albipictus isolate Rhodes 1998 colony chromosome 6, USDA_Dalb.pri_finalv2, whole genome shotgun sequence, the following proteins share a genomic window:
- the LOC135913810 gene encoding uncharacterized protein, with protein MNSICIDNVSTLKYLGVHLTSNLTWNDHIDEIISKANKTLGFIRRNLYLANQSTKLLAYTALVRSKIEYASIIWNPNQTYLINKLESLQNKAARFITKTYSRTSSITAIKEFLQLPSLETRRLLALLSHFHRLYHTPSSFTASHIKPPQKIFARLDHPLKVRPMFARTNLLRQSPLFLAIHHWNKLPKEIASIRDHDSFISNLKRSFTHVG; from the coding sequence ATGAACAGCATATGCATAGACAATGTGTCTACATTAAAATATTTGGGAGTCCATTTAACTTCTAACcttacatggaatgatcacattgatgaaataatttcgaaagcaaataaaacacttggattcattaggcgaaatttgtatttagcaaatcagtcaactaaattattagcttacacagctctagttcgctcaaagattgaatacgcttccataatatggaatccaaatcagacttacctaataaacaagctggaatctttacaaaataaagcagcacgctTCATCACTAAAACATACTCTAGAACATCCAGCATCACGGCTATCAAAGAGTTCCTCCAATTACCGTCTCTAGAAACACGACGACTGTTAGCACTACTTTCTCACTTCCACAGATTGTATCATACCCCGTCATCCTTTACAGCATCCCATATCAAACCCCCACAAAAGATTTTCGCCCGCCTCGACCATCCCTTGaaagtgcgtcccatgtttgcgcgtacgaatctcctgcgacaatcaccgctctttctagctattcatcactggaataagctgccaaaagaaattgcttCTATACGTGATCATGACTCATTTATAAGTAATTTGAAGCGCAGTTTTACGCATGTTGGGTAa